The Poseidonibacter antarcticus genome includes a region encoding these proteins:
- the hemN gene encoding oxygen-independent coproporphyrinogen III oxidase has translation MIDFKKFEKYSRPGPRYTSYPTAPEFSTEFTQDDLKAYYKNQSDDRCISIYIHMPFCRSACYFCGCNTIFTSKEEKKVEYIEYLKKELSILKNHLNTKREVTQMHFGGGTPTFFSPEQLDDVINAVKEVFPNFRTDAEVSCEVDPRFFTKEHMDVLKKGGCNRLSFGVQDLDEQVQKTIHRIQPFELTQNVIKIARDAGIYSVNTDLIYGLPHQTRKSFKKTLEKMITLDTDRFAVFNYAHVPWLMKTMRKFDESTFPKPEEKLAMLKDTIDFFTSNGYKMVGMDHFAKPEDELFKAIEKGELHRNFQGYTTKGGADLIGIGLTSIGNGVDYYAQNFKDIPSYEAALDNGDLPVFKGYRLSDDDQLRQFVIMELMSNFSLNITRVEEKFNVNFKEYFADAIEALQEFEKAELLKISDENIHVSQTGTMLIRNICMPFDAYLNKIPEDKRRFSKTI, from the coding sequence ATGATAGATTTCAAGAAATTTGAAAAATATTCAAGACCAGGTCCTAGATATACATCATATCCAACTGCTCCTGAGTTTAGTACGGAATTTACTCAAGATGATTTAAAGGCATATTATAAGAATCAAAGTGATGATAGGTGCATATCTATTTATATTCATATGCCTTTTTGTAGAAGTGCTTGCTATTTTTGTGGATGTAATACAATTTTTACTTCAAAAGAAGAAAAAAAAGTTGAATACATTGAATACTTAAAAAAAGAATTAAGCATATTAAAAAATCATTTAAATACAAAAAGAGAAGTTACACAAATGCATTTTGGAGGAGGAACACCTACATTTTTTTCTCCAGAGCAACTTGATGATGTAATAAATGCAGTAAAAGAAGTATTTCCAAACTTTAGAACTGATGCTGAGGTTTCATGTGAAGTTGACCCAAGATTTTTCACAAAAGAGCATATGGATGTTTTAAAAAAAGGTGGATGTAATAGATTAAGTTTTGGAGTACAAGATTTAGATGAACAAGTACAAAAAACAATTCATAGAATTCAACCTTTCGAATTAACTCAAAATGTAATTAAAATAGCGCGTGATGCAGGAATTTATTCTGTAAATACTGATTTAATATATGGACTTCCTCATCAAACAAGAAAAAGTTTCAAGAAAACATTAGAAAAAATGATTACGTTAGATACAGATAGATTTGCTGTATTTAATTATGCTCATGTACCTTGGCTTATGAAAACTATGAGAAAATTTGATGAATCAACTTTCCCAAAACCAGAAGAAAAACTAGCAATGTTAAAAGATACAATTGATTTCTTTACATCTAATGGCTATAAAATGGTCGGAATGGATCACTTTGCTAAACCTGAAGATGAGCTTTTCAAAGCTATTGAAAAAGGCGAGTTACATAGAAATTTCCAAGGTTATACTACAAAAGGTGGAGCTGATTTAATCGGTATTGGTTTAACTTCTATTGGTAATGGAGTAGATTATTATGCTCAAAACTTTAAAGATATACCATCTTATGAAGCAGCTTTAGATAATGGCGATTTACCTGTATTTAAAGGTTATAGATTAAGTGATGATGATCAATTAAGACAGTTTGTTATTATGGAACTTATGAGTAACTTCTCTTTAAATATAACAAGAGTTGAAGAAAAATTTAATGTAAACTTTAAAGAATATTTTGCAGACGCTATTGAAGCATTACAAGAGTTCGAAAAAGCAGAACTACTAAAAATTTCTGATGAAAATATTCATGTGTCACAAACAGGAACAATGCTAATTAGAAATATTTGTATGCCTTTTGATGCATATTTAAATAAAATACCTGAAGATAAAAGAAGATTTTCTAAGACTATTTAG
- the polA gene encoding DNA polymerase I: protein MKKTITVIDTFGFLFRSFYALPPLKSKDGFPTGLLTGFMNFISNVGKDFQTDYIVFALDAKGPTFRSDIYTAYKAHRPDVPEDLLRQLPIAIDWIEKMDFKTAIRTGFEADDIVASIAKDAKAKGLKVRVVSHDKDLYQLIEEDIYLFDPIKKSIIDEKTCFDKYGVYPKQFTDYQSLLGDSADNVPGVKGVGAKTAQALIEQFNDLDNIYDNLENIEKKRWKTLLTEGKELAYISKQLVTLSKDCHCIDNLEEFNLPIENPILRIQDTLIEYGLNRVVERVNKEGLNYKTEIPKPKEELKTEYILLDNEKELFKVINSIPKNSIVAFDTETTDIDTKNAQIVGFSFSYEDTKAYYVPIAHFYLGAPEQVSIETAKKAINLLNEYKLVLQNFKYDYEVVKFNLAIELKLYADTMIMAWLLNTAQRVGLDFQIEKYFDHKMIAFKDVVKKGENFSNVEVSKACEYAAEDALMTLKLYNRQLEEFEKEDNKILLDLARDVEFKFTYVLANMFENGIKVDVKVLEDLKVKNTKTIQNLISRIYQAAGTEFNINSPKQLGSILFETLKLPPSKKTKTGYSTNEVVLNKLYDAHEIIPLLLKYREAFKLQSTYIEPLLELGLSNDENRIYTSFLQTGTATGRLSSKNPNLQNIPVRSEAGALIRSAFIPKDGYKLVGIDYSQIELRLLAHFSEDPALVDAFKSGEDIHYQTSVKIFGEENAKEKRGVAKSINFGLLYGMGSKKLADTLGITTKEAKTYIDSYFEAFVSIKDYLKSIEEFAYENGYVETLLKRKRLFDFDSANGMQKAAYLRESVNTLFQGSAADLIKLSMIEIYEKYKKNDKISMLLQIHDELIFEIEEKEVKKITKELEEIMENIFTLNVPLKVSSCIGNSWQDLK from the coding sequence ATGAAGAAAACTATTACAGTTATAGATACATTTGGATTTTTATTTAGAAGTTTTTATGCTCTACCACCGCTAAAATCAAAAGATGGCTTTCCCACAGGATTATTAACAGGATTTATGAATTTTATTTCAAATGTTGGAAAAGATTTTCAAACAGACTATATTGTTTTTGCACTTGATGCAAAAGGACCTACATTTAGAAGTGATATTTATACTGCATACAAAGCACATAGACCTGATGTTCCTGAAGATTTATTAAGACAACTTCCAATTGCGATTGATTGGATTGAAAAAATGGATTTTAAAACTGCAATTAGAACTGGTTTTGAGGCAGATGATATTGTTGCATCAATTGCAAAAGATGCAAAAGCAAAAGGTTTAAAAGTTAGAGTTGTTTCTCATGATAAAGATTTATATCAATTAATTGAAGAAGATATTTATTTATTTGATCCAATCAAAAAAAGTATCATCGATGAAAAGACTTGTTTTGATAAATATGGTGTTTATCCAAAGCAGTTTACTGATTATCAATCTTTATTAGGAGATAGTGCTGATAATGTTCCTGGAGTTAAAGGAGTTGGTGCTAAAACTGCTCAAGCATTAATTGAACAATTTAATGACTTAGATAATATCTATGATAATTTAGAAAATATTGAAAAGAAAAGATGGAAAACACTTTTAACAGAAGGTAAAGAACTGGCTTACATTTCAAAACAATTAGTAACTTTATCAAAAGATTGTCATTGTATTGATAATTTAGAAGAATTTAATTTACCTATTGAAAATCCAATATTAAGAATTCAAGATACATTAATTGAATATGGTTTAAATAGAGTTGTTGAAAGAGTTAATAAAGAAGGTTTAAATTATAAAACGGAAATACCAAAACCTAAAGAAGAATTAAAAACAGAATATATTTTATTAGATAATGAAAAAGAGTTATTTAAAGTAATTAATTCAATTCCAAAGAATTCAATAGTTGCTTTTGATACTGAAACTACAGATATTGATACAAAAAATGCCCAAATAGTTGGTTTTTCATTTTCCTATGAAGATACAAAAGCATATTATGTACCTATTGCTCACTTTTATCTAGGAGCTCCTGAACAAGTATCAATTGAAACGGCTAAAAAAGCTATAAACTTATTAAATGAATATAAATTAGTATTACAAAATTTTAAATATGATTATGAAGTTGTAAAGTTTAATTTAGCAATAGAACTAAAACTATATGCAGATACTATGATTATGGCATGGCTTTTAAATACAGCTCAAAGAGTAGGTCTTGATTTTCAGATTGAAAAGTATTTTGATCATAAAATGATTGCATTTAAAGATGTAGTAAAAAAAGGTGAAAACTTTTCAAATGTTGAAGTTTCAAAAGCTTGTGAATATGCAGCTGAAGATGCACTTATGACATTAAAACTTTATAACAGACAACTAGAAGAATTCGAAAAAGAAGATAATAAGATTTTATTAGACCTAGCAAGGGATGTAGAATTTAAATTTACTTATGTTTTAGCAAATATGTTTGAAAATGGTATAAAAGTTGATGTTAAAGTATTGGAAGATTTAAAAGTAAAAAATACTAAAACAATACAGAATTTAATTTCACGAATATATCAAGCAGCAGGAACAGAGTTTAATATAAATTCACCTAAACAATTAGGTTCAATTTTATTTGAAACATTAAAATTACCACCATCAAAGAAAACGAAAACTGGATATAGTACAAATGAGGTAGTTTTAAATAAATTATATGATGCTCATGAGATTATTCCTTTATTACTTAAATATAGAGAAGCTTTTAAATTACAATCTACTTATATTGAACCATTACTAGAATTAGGACTATCAAATGATGAAAACAGAATATATACATCATTTCTTCAAACAGGAACTGCAACAGGAAGATTAAGTTCAAAAAACCCTAACCTACAAAATATTCCTGTAAGAAGTGAAGCTGGAGCTTTAATTAGATCTGCATTTATACCAAAAGATGGTTATAAACTTGTCGGAATTGATTACTCACAAATTGAATTAAGACTTCTTGCTCATTTTAGTGAAGACCCAGCTTTAGTTGATGCATTTAAATCAGGTGAAGATATTCACTATCAAACATCTGTTAAAATATTTGGTGAAGAAAATGCTAAAGAAAAAAGAGGTGTTGCTAAATCTATTAATTTTGGATTATTATATGGAATGGGAAGTAAAAAATTAGCTGATACTTTAGGGATTACAACAAAAGAAGCAAAAACATATATTGATTCATATTTTGAAGCTTTTGTAAGTATAAAAGATTATTTAAAATCAATTGAAGAGTTTGCTTATGAAAATGGTTATGTTGAAACACTATTAAAAAGAAAAAGATTATTCGATTTTGACTCAGCAAATGGTATGCAAAAAGCTGCTTATTTAAGAGAATCAGTAAACACATTATTTCAAGGAAGTGCAGCAGATTTAATTAAGTTATCAATGATAGAAATATATGAAAAATATAAGAAAAATGACAAAATTAGCATGTTATTGCAAATTCATGATGAATTAATTTTTGAAATTGAGGAAAAAGAAGTAAAAAAAATAACGAAAGAGCTTGAAGAAATAATGGAGAACATTTTTACTCTAAACGTCCCATTGAAGGTGTCTAGCTGCATTGGAAATTCTTGGCAAGATTTAAAATAG
- the kdsB gene encoding 3-deoxy-manno-octulosonate cytidylyltransferase — MIIIPARLNSSRFTNKILVDILGLPMVIRTAKRVESLDKVVIATDSQEVIDIAKEYGFDAVMTSSEHQSGTDRINEAVNKLNLNENEIIVNVQADEPFIEQEVVQAVINRVSKIKENNEDIMIVSCHKEISSEFADDPNLVKVVVDEKSNAIYFSRAKVPYNRDHYENSLYNGHLGIYGFTKKSLNKFCSLESSKLENIEKLEQLRAIDNGYKIAMVKVESKSFGIDTQEDLDNALSIFKK, encoded by the coding sequence ATGATTATCATACCAGCAAGATTAAATTCAAGTCGATTTACAAATAAGATATTAGTAGATATTTTAGGTTTACCAATGGTGATTAGAACAGCTAAAAGAGTTGAATCATTAGACAAAGTAGTAATTGCTACAGATTCACAAGAAGTGATTGATATTGCAAAAGAATATGGCTTTGATGCTGTAATGACTTCAAGTGAGCATCAAAGTGGAACAGATAGAATAAATGAAGCAGTAAACAAGTTAAATTTAAATGAAAATGAAATAATTGTAAATGTTCAAGCAGATGAACCTTTTATAGAACAAGAAGTTGTACAAGCTGTAATAAATAGAGTATCAAAAATAAAAGAAAATAATGAAGATATTATGATTGTTTCATGTCACAAAGAAATTTCTTCAGAATTTGCAGATGATCCAAATCTTGTAAAAGTTGTAGTTGATGAGAAATCTAATGCTATATACTTCTCACGAGCAAAAGTACCATATAATAGAGATCACTATGAAAATTCTTTATATAATGGACATTTAGGAATTTATGGTTTTACAAAGAAATCATTAAATAAATTTTGTTCACTAGAGTCATCAAAGTTAGAAAACATTGAAAAACTTGAACAATTAAGAGCTATTGATAATGGATATAAAATTGCAATGGTAAAAGTTGAATCAAAATCTTTTGGTATTGATACACAAGAAGACCTAGATAATGCACTAAGTATTTTTAAAAAATAA
- the lgt gene encoding prolipoprotein diacylglyceryl transferase: MQEYWQNIYSNFDPVAITLGPVPVHWYGIMYALALISAIFIAKWFIKNDKLNISNDLFDSYIWWAEIGVILGARLGYVLFYDTNTMYYLKNPWQIFNPYIDGVYTGIAGMSYHGALIGFIIASILFCKKNKVSFWFITDISVLGISAAYVFGRIGNFFNQELVGRTTDVPWGIYVGETLRHPSQLYEAFLEGLVVFAILVYIRKKKTFDGQLALMYGILYSIMRIVAEFFRQPDIQLGFIYSNWLTMGILQSSIVLLICMIFYFSIKKKTSTSKQNS, from the coding sequence ATGCAAGAATATTGGCAAAATATATATTCAAATTTTGACCCAGTTGCTATTACACTTGGTCCCGTACCTGTTCATTGGTATGGGATTATGTATGCGTTAGCATTAATTTCAGCAATATTTATTGCAAAATGGTTTATTAAGAATGATAAATTAAATATTTCAAATGATTTATTTGATTCGTATATTTGGTGGGCAGAAATAGGTGTTATTTTAGGTGCACGATTAGGTTATGTTCTTTTTTATGATACAAATACAATGTATTATTTAAAAAACCCTTGGCAAATATTTAACCCTTATATTGATGGTGTTTATACAGGAATTGCTGGGATGAGTTATCATGGAGCACTTATTGGTTTTATAATAGCTTCAATTTTATTTTGTAAAAAGAATAAAGTTTCATTTTGGTTTATTACAGATATATCAGTTTTAGGTATTTCAGCAGCTTATGTATTTGGTAGAATTGGTAACTTTTTCAATCAAGAACTAGTTGGTCGTACTACTGATGTTCCATGGGGAATTTATGTAGGTGAAACATTAAGACATCCATCACAACTTTATGAAGCATTTTTAGAAGGTTTAGTTGTATTTGCTATATTAGTTTATATAAGAAAGAAAAAGACATTTGATGGTCAATTAGCTCTTATGTATGGGATCTTATATTCTATTATGAGAATAGTAGCCGAATTTTTCCGACAACCGGATATACAATTAGGATTTATTTATAGTAATTGGCTTACAATGGGAATTTTACAATCGAGTATAGTCTTATTAATTTGTATGATATTTTATTTTTCTATAAAAAAGAAAACAAGTACAAGTAAACAGAATAGTTAA
- a CDS encoding bifunctional diguanylate cyclase/phosphodiesterase has translation MRFNVLIADKEFTYLDNFENYIKKELRNTTVTLSSKNKEILNYIKHFDLVFLSIELDNYKELFDICIENKIFIVLLINKQIKLNKESNYVDSLFKPITNDDLIYKIKQYFNVLKQDILFKQEEEISNSIINNITNPIFFTDGKKVLFANDYFYKLTNCKSIKAINKKYLEISDIFIEYENYFTNLNSNWLEKSSQETLNVCIKDAENKNKFFTLQKVPLSYNNSNLILLNDISHQINHKKELFKLLYTDNLTNLPNRSKLIKKLQDNQNLFLKSICILDINSFKEINDFYGHYAGDFILKELGNLIKKNIDKFPNLKLYKFPSDTYCITNSENNKEKFFKKIKKILELAYKTVFIFDQYEIDIRLTAGISFSNKNNKLITADIALQSAKKDHKDYMIFYDELDRLEEYENNMLWTKKLKSAFIKDNIEVYFQPLINNLNLKVEKYECLVRLIEEDGKVITPFFFLDISKKSNQYTKLTKIVIEKSFKKFVKLPFEFSVNISYEDIENPDFLIFIKEMLGIYNVAEKVVFEILEDENIKNYNLLSTFIDEVKILGCKVAIDDFGSGYSNFEHLLKMNVDYLKIDASLIKNIATDENSYKITKTIIEFAKSLNLKTIAEYVENKEIFELTKELGVDYSQGYYFSEPIAHPEIVDFNNGNFSE, from the coding sequence ATGCGTTTTAATGTATTAATAGCAGATAAGGAGTTTACTTATCTAGATAATTTTGAAAACTATATAAAAAAAGAATTAAGAAATACAACTGTAACTCTTTCTTCTAAAAATAAAGAAATATTAAACTATATTAAACATTTTGACTTAGTCTTTTTAAGTATTGAATTAGATAATTATAAAGAATTATTTGATATATGTATTGAAAATAAAATATTTATTGTATTATTAATTAATAAGCAAATAAAATTAAATAAAGAATCTAATTATGTAGATTCTTTATTTAAACCAATTACTAATGATGATTTAATTTATAAAATTAAACAATATTTTAATGTTTTAAAGCAAGATATATTATTTAAACAAGAAGAAGAAATATCTAATTCAATAATTAATAATATAACAAATCCTATATTTTTTACTGATGGTAAAAAAGTACTTTTTGCAAATGATTATTTTTATAAATTAACAAATTGTAAGTCAATAAAAGCTATAAATAAGAAATATCTTGAAATATCTGATATATTTATTGAGTATGAAAATTATTTCACTAATTTAAATTCTAATTGGCTAGAGAAATCTTCACAAGAAACTTTAAATGTATGTATTAAAGACGCAGAAAATAAGAATAAATTCTTTACTTTACAAAAAGTTCCTCTATCTTATAATAATAGCAATCTTATTTTATTAAATGATATTAGTCATCAAATTAATCATAAAAAGGAATTATTTAAACTTTTATATACTGATAATTTGACAAATCTTCCTAATAGGTCAAAATTAATAAAAAAACTACAAGATAATCAAAATTTATTTTTAAAATCTATTTGTATACTTGACATTAATTCATTTAAAGAAATAAATGATTTCTATGGTCATTATGCTGGAGATTTTATATTAAAAGAACTAGGTAATTTAATAAAGAAAAATATTGATAAATTTCCCAATTTAAAATTATATAAGTTTCCTTCTGATACATATTGTATAACAAATAGTGAAAATAATAAAGAAAAATTTTTTAAAAAAATAAAGAAAATATTAGAATTAGCATATAAAACCGTTTTCATTTTTGATCAATATGAAATTGATATTAGATTAACAGCAGGTATATCTTTTTCTAATAAAAACAATAAACTCATTACTGCTGATATTGCACTACAATCAGCAAAAAAAGATCATAAAGATTATATGATTTTTTATGATGAGTTAGATAGATTAGAAGAGTATGAAAATAATATGTTATGGACTAAAAAATTAAAATCTGCATTTATAAAAGATAATATTGAAGTATATTTTCAACCTTTAATTAATAATTTAAACTTAAAAGTTGAAAAATATGAATGTTTAGTTAGATTAATTGAAGAAGATGGAAAAGTAATTACTCCTTTTTTCTTCTTAGATATATCAAAAAAATCTAATCAGTATACAAAATTAACTAAGATTGTTATAGAAAAATCTTTTAAAAAATTTGTTAAATTACCATTTGAATTTTCAGTAAATATTTCGTATGAAGATATTGAAAATCCAGATTTTTTAATTTTTATAAAAGAAATGCTAGGAATATATAATGTAGCAGAAAAAGTTGTTTTTGAAATACTAGAAGATGAAAATATAAAAAATTATAATCTTTTAAGTACATTTATTGATGAAGTAAAAATTTTAGGATGTAAAGTAGCAATTGATGATTTTGGTTCAGGATACTCTAATTTTGAGCACTTATTAAAAATGAATGTTGATTATTTAAAAATTGATGCATCATTAATTAAAAATATTGCTACAGATGAAAACTCATATAAAATAACGAAAACAATAATTGAATTTGCAAAAAGTTTAAATCTAAAAACTATTGCTGAATATGTAGAGAATAAAGAAATATTTGAATTAACAAAAGAGTTAGGAGTTGATTATTCTCAAGGATATTATTTTTCAGAACCAATTGCACACCCTGAAATAGTTGATTTTAACAATGGAAATTTTAGTGAATAA
- a CDS encoding response regulator transcription factor, whose product MLKTVRNIRKLYNAKLLFISSDETIHETIENEFDDYFKELKIASDINNAIELACSNIYDMVIIDTNVKGISFSELCSELAHLTPTLPKIIISDSDDNENIVTAINYSAYTFLSKPLRPKDIKLSVIMCLNQTKRGDKIEFQGGIYFDEYRDQFFKTGGVLVDFTRLEKSFLKLLISKRTEIVDYDLIKEVVWKGKDMSIYTMRNIVNKIRQKTYYEIIRNHSNKGYTIDKIKNS is encoded by the coding sequence ATGTTAAAAACAGTAAGAAATATAAGAAAGTTATACAATGCAAAATTACTTTTTATTAGTAGTGATGAAACAATTCACGAAACAATAGAAAATGAGTTTGATGATTATTTTAAAGAACTAAAAATTGCAAGTGATATTAACAATGCTATTGAATTAGCATGTTCAAATATATATGATATGGTAATTATTGATACAAATGTTAAGGGAATTAGTTTTTCTGAATTATGTTCAGAATTAGCACACTTGACTCCAACGTTACCAAAAATTATTATTTCAGATTCTGATGATAATGAAAATATCGTTACAGCAATTAATTATAGTGCATATACTTTTCTTTCAAAACCTTTAAGACCAAAAGATATTAAGTTATCTGTTATTATGTGTCTTAATCAAACAAAAAGAGGTGATAAAATTGAATTCCAAGGTGGAATTTATTTTGATGAGTATAGAGATCAATTCTTTAAAACAGGTGGAGTATTAGTTGACTTTACAAGATTAGAAAAATCTTTCCTAAAGTTGTTAATTTCTAAACGAACAGAAATAGTTGATTATGATTTAATCAAAGAGGTAGTATGGAAAGGTAAGGATATGTCAATTTATACAATGAGAAATATTGTAAATAAAATTAGACAAAAAACTTATTATGAAATTATTAGAAATCATTCTAATAAGGGATACACAATTGATAAGATTAAGAATTCTTAA
- a CDS encoding (Fe-S)-binding protein, whose translation MSINKFNYTAVSDACVKCGKCKPVCTIFNINQDETTSPRGFIDLLGAYERDELELDKNAKDIFESCFLCTNCVEECPIDLPTDMVIEQVRADIAKKYGIAWYKRLFFFLLRHRKTMDMLSRMGWMFQTCALKLDKTKQSGKPRFSLPIVKKDRVLPFADMRSFLNKYPQNILAKNKKVKENKKNKVAIFIGCMSNYTYTNTGDSLVKILKKLELDIMIPKKQLCCGAPAYFTGAFDTVDYLTKKNIEYFETWIDDVDAVIIPEATCSAMINKDWEHFLHDQPDWQARAVKLSKKIFMATKWLDDNTKLREMLAQSKKKIDTTVTYHDPCHAKKMQGIWEEPRNLLKQNYVLTEMSDSNRCCGFGGVTMQTEKYEFAKAAGLPKAAMIKETKAQVVSAECSACRMQITNSLHLADVDVQFKNPIELIAEALD comes from the coding sequence GTGTCAATAAATAAATTTAATTACACAGCTGTATCTGATGCCTGTGTTAAATGTGGAAAATGTAAACCTGTATGTACAATCTTTAATATAAACCAAGATGAAACAACAAGTCCAAGAGGATTTATTGATTTATTAGGTGCTTATGAAAGAGATGAATTAGAACTAGATAAAAATGCAAAAGATATTTTTGAATCATGTTTTTTATGTACAAACTGTGTTGAAGAATGTCCTATTGATTTACCAACTGATATGGTAATAGAACAAGTAAGAGCAGATATTGCAAAAAAATATGGTATTGCTTGGTATAAAAGATTGTTTTTCTTTCTATTAAGACATAGAAAAACTATGGATATGCTTTCACGAATGGGTTGGATGTTCCAAACTTGTGCTTTAAAACTTGATAAAACTAAACAATCAGGTAAACCTAGATTTTCTCTTCCTATTGTTAAAAAAGATAGAGTCTTACCTTTTGCTGATATGAGAAGTTTTTTAAATAAATATCCTCAAAATATTCTTGCAAAAAATAAAAAAGTTAAAGAGAATAAAAAGAATAAAGTTGCAATTTTTATTGGATGTATGAGTAATTATACATATACAAATACTGGTGATTCACTTGTTAAAATTCTTAAAAAACTTGAACTTGATATTATGATTCCTAAAAAACAGCTATGTTGTGGAGCACCTGCTTATTTTACAGGAGCTTTTGATACAGTTGATTATTTAACTAAAAAAAATATTGAATATTTTGAAACATGGATTGATGATGTTGATGCTGTAATTATTCCAGAAGCTACTTGTAGTGCTATGATAAATAAAGATTGGGAACATTTCTTACATGATCAACCAGATTGGCAAGCACGAGCAGTAAAATTATCTAAAAAAATCTTTATGGCTACAAAATGGCTTGATGATAATACAAAATTAAGAGAAATGTTAGCACAAAGTAAAAAGAAAATTGATACAACAGTAACATATCATGACCCTTGTCATGCTAAAAAAATGCAAGGTATTTGGGAAGAACCAAGAAATCTATTAAAACAAAATTATGTATTAACAGAAATGAGTGATTCAAATAGATGTTGTGGTTTTGGTGGTGTAACAATGCAAACTGAAAAATATGAATTTGCAAAAGCAGCAGGTCTTCCAAAAGCTGCAATGATTAAAGAAACAAAAGCACAAGTTGTAAGTGCCGAGTGTTCAGCTTGTAGAATGCAAATTACAAACTCTTTACATTTAGCTGATGTTGATGTTCAATTTAAGAACCCAATTGAATTAATTGCAGAGGCATTAGATTAA